From a region of the Desulfobaccales bacterium genome:
- a CDS encoding DUF2062 domain-containing protein, with translation MSLRRILRYQWLKFLRLQEDPRKIAWGMALGVFIGVTPTIPFHLVATLSLAALFRVSPVTAIIGLQAGNPLTIAPIYITAYKVGQFLLYRGKPLVFPETFSFKAWLCVLWQGGLALQVGGIIIAIPPAIVAYFLTLWIVRRYQRRKAQRALDVFNLSQKPPAASGPEA, from the coding sequence ATGAGCTTACGACGCATTCTCCGCTACCAATGGCTGAAATTCCTCCGCCTCCAGGAAGACCCGCGCAAAATTGCCTGGGGCATGGCCCTGGGGGTATTCATCGGTGTCACCCCCACCATCCCCTTCCATCTGGTGGCCACCCTGTCTCTGGCCGCGCTCTTCCGGGTCTCCCCGGTTACCGCCATAATCGGCCTCCAGGCCGGCAACCCTTTGACCATCGCGCCCATCTACATCACCGCTTATAAGGTAGGTCAATTCCTGCTGTATCGCGGCAAGCCCTTGGTCTTTCCGGAGACTTTCAGTTTTAAAGCGTGGCTCTGCGTCCTCTGGCAGGGGGGCCTGGCCCTGCAAGTGGGCGGCATCATCATCGCCATTCCTCCGGCCATCGTGGCCTATTTTCTGACTCTGTGGATCGTGCGGCGCTATCAACGGCGCAAAGCCCAAAGGGCTCTCGATGTCTTCAACCTCTCCCAAAAGCCTCCTGCTGCGTCTGGGCCAGAAGCCTAA
- a CDS encoding long-chain fatty acid--CoA ligase, with product MTFPWARHYDPGVPLTVGPVTTSLPFLLLHAAERSPQAPALVFFGRTFTYGELNTLTARLAHALMNLGLAKGARVGIFLPNTPQLVIAYHAVLRLGAVAVMLNPLLSAKELGHQLADSGAKWLIVLDHFLPKLQEIKEQVDLTQTIITSLTDSLPWLLSWLYPFKARRDGLALGFEPAPERSSWRQLLKHPPLTDTTLPEPGDLAVLQYTGGTTGTPKAAMLTHGNLMANVAQISAWLSRVRYNEERVMGLLPFSHSFGLTACLNWPMSQGATIIVLPRFEINSFIKAMQKYRPTMLPGVPTLFVALINDPRLPKLDLSALWACISGSAPLPLEVRDRFEALSGCTMMEGYGLTEAAPITHLNPVQGKRPPGSMGLPLPSTLAKIMDPETGNREMPPGEEGELVIFGPQVMDGYWHNPQETAMVLKDGWLYTGDLARMDEDGYFYIVERKKDLIIAGGYKIYPREVEEVLYQHPGVKEAAAFGVPDAYRGETVKVVIVAKDGARLTKADIEAHCRRLLAVYKVPKIIEFRTELPKSLVGKVLRRVLKEEGAGAGRESSP from the coding sequence ATGACCTTCCCCTGGGCACGCCATTATGACCCGGGAGTGCCCCTGACGGTGGGGCCCGTCACAACCTCCTTGCCGTTCCTCTTACTGCACGCGGCAGAGCGATCTCCCCAAGCCCCGGCCCTGGTCTTTTTCGGCCGGACCTTCACCTATGGCGAACTGAACACGCTCACCGCCCGCCTGGCCCACGCCCTCATGAACCTGGGTCTGGCCAAAGGGGCGCGTGTCGGTATTTTCCTGCCCAATACCCCGCAACTGGTCATCGCCTACCATGCCGTCCTGCGACTGGGCGCGGTGGCGGTGATGCTCAATCCCCTCCTCAGCGCCAAGGAATTGGGACACCAACTTGCCGACTCGGGCGCCAAGTGGCTGATAGTGCTGGACCATTTTCTCCCGAAACTTCAGGAGATTAAGGAGCAGGTAGATCTGACCCAAACCATCATTACCAGCCTGACGGATAGCCTCCCCTGGCTCCTTTCGTGGCTCTATCCTTTCAAAGCCCGGAGAGACGGCCTGGCCCTGGGATTTGAGCCCGCGCCGGAGCGCTCCTCCTGGCGGCAGTTGCTGAAACATCCCCCTTTGACCGATACAACCCTGCCGGAACCCGGGGACCTGGCGGTCCTGCAATATACCGGCGGCACCACCGGCACCCCCAAGGCCGCCATGCTGACGCACGGCAATCTCATGGCCAATGTGGCCCAGATCAGCGCCTGGCTGTCCCGGGTGCGGTACAATGAAGAGCGCGTCATGGGCCTCTTGCCATTTTCCCACTCCTTCGGGCTCACCGCCTGTCTCAACTGGCCCATGTCCCAGGGAGCCACGATTATCGTGCTGCCCCGCTTTGAGATCAACAGTTTCATAAAGGCCATGCAAAAATACCGGCCCACCATGCTGCCCGGGGTCCCCACCCTGTTTGTGGCTCTGATCAACGACCCCCGTCTGCCCAAGCTTGACTTATCCGCCTTGTGGGCCTGTATCAGCGGCTCGGCCCCCCTGCCCCTGGAAGTCCGGGACCGCTTCGAGGCCTTGAGCGGCTGCACCATGATGGAGGGCTATGGCCTGACCGAAGCCGCACCCATCACCCATCTTAATCCCGTCCAGGGCAAAAGGCCGCCCGGCAGCATGGGCTTGCCCCTGCCCAGCACCCTGGCGAAGATCATGGACCCGGAAACCGGCAACCGGGAGATGCCGCCCGGCGAAGAAGGGGAACTGGTCATCTTTGGCCCCCAGGTCATGGATGGCTATTGGCACAACCCCCAGGAGACGGCCATGGTCCTCAAGGACGGCTGGCTTTACACCGGGGATCTGGCCCGCATGGATGAGGACGGCTATTTTTATATCGTAGAACGCAAAAAGGATTTGATCATCGCCGGAGGCTACAAAATCTACCCCCGGGAAGTGGAAGAGGTGCTCTATCAGCACCCCGGCGTCAAGGAGGCCGCAGCTTTCGGAGTGCCCGATGCTTACCGGGGGGAAACCGTGAAAGTGGTCATCGTGGCCAAAGATGGGGCGCGGCTGACCAAGGCTGACATCGAGGCCCATTGCCGCCGGTTGCTTGCGGTCTACAAGGTGCCCAAGATCATCGAATTTCGCACCGAGTTGCCCAAGAGCCTGGTGGGCAAGGTGCTGCGCCGCGTGCTCAAGGAGGAAGGGGCCGGCGCCGGCCGGGAATCTTCCCCTTAA
- a CDS encoding FKBP-type peptidyl-prolyl cis-trans isomerase, translating to MKIDKSSFVTIEYLINLGEEETYPPDGKPEEISFCMGGGAMPPGLEEALIGMEESEGKIINLSAEEAYGEFDDELLMEVPRSDFAPEVEVKPGLVFETENEDGQPVFFIIQEVRPETVLIDFNHPLAGKDLEVSFTIREVREATPEDLKEHEACTCSECQEGGSHQH from the coding sequence ATGAAAATTGATAAGAGTTCCTTTGTGACCATCGAATATCTGATCAACCTCGGGGAGGAAGAGACTTATCCCCCCGATGGAAAGCCGGAAGAAATTTCTTTCTGTATGGGCGGGGGAGCGATGCCTCCGGGCCTGGAGGAAGCCTTGATCGGCATGGAAGAAAGTGAAGGCAAAATAATTAACCTTTCTGCCGAGGAGGCCTACGGCGAATTTGACGACGAACTGCTTATGGAAGTCCCTCGCTCCGACTTCGCTCCGGAGGTGGAGGTAAAGCCGGGTCTGGTATTCGAGACCGAAAACGAAGACGGCCAACCGGTATTCTTTATTATTCAGGAAGTGCGGCCCGAAACCGTGCTCATCGACTTTAACCATCCCCTGGCGGGCAAAGACCTGGAAGTTTCCTTTACCATCCGCGAGGTGCGGGAGGCGACCCCTGAGGATCTCAAAGAGCATGAAGCCTGCACCTGCTCGGAATGTCAGGAAGGAGGCTCTCACCAGCATTAG
- a CDS encoding class I SAM-dependent methyltransferase, whose translation MKCQVNPRYMEQLYSFYSPFYDYVFGKILGPGRRQAFKYVPRTPHQKVLEIGVGPGNTLEFYPPKTRFVGIDISHAMIAQARKKAAHLNSGSRFDLHVMDASRLDFPDNHFDLVMAAYVITTVQDPHKVCREIHRVVKPGGQIIAVNHTRSQNGSLWGRVEDVMAPVFVRVGFTTDLDVIRVMKDVGIAVQKTVPCNLLNTGRIIMGTKR comes from the coding sequence ATGAAATGTCAGGTTAATCCGCGCTACATGGAACAATTATATTCGTTTTATTCACCCTTCTACGATTATGTCTTCGGTAAAATCCTGGGCCCCGGCCGCCGGCAAGCTTTCAAGTACGTGCCCAGAACCCCTCACCAGAAGGTCTTGGAGATTGGCGTAGGTCCTGGCAACACCCTGGAATTCTACCCTCCCAAAACCCGGTTTGTGGGGATAGACATTTCCCATGCCATGATCGCCCAGGCCCGGAAAAAAGCTGCCCATCTCAACAGCGGCAGCCGATTTGACTTACACGTCATGGACGCCTCCCGTCTGGACTTTCCCGATAACCATTTCGACCTCGTCATGGCCGCGTATGTCATCACCACCGTCCAAGATCCTCACAAAGTCTGCCGGGAGATCCACCGGGTGGTCAAGCCCGGCGGTCAGATCATCGCGGTTAATCACACCAGGTCCCAAAACGGCAGCCTGTGGGGCCGCGTCGAAGACGTGATGGCCCCGGTTTTTGTCCGCGTCGGTTTCACCACCGATCTGGATGTCATCCGGGTTATGAAAGACGTGGGCATTGCCGTTCAAAAGACCGTACCGTGCAATCTGCTCAATACCGGCCGAATCATTATGGGCACCAAACGTTAA
- the fabF gene encoding beta-ketoacyl-ACP synthase II has translation MGFRRVVITGVGMVTSMGMDTPTVWSRLLAGKSGVSRLSRFNPEIIERYRIPEDFPIIGGVMHDFDLKEILQARKDEVTKEDLKQIKYTDRFTQFALAASMEAIKDSGLNLEADEDPERAGVIIASGMGGVSSWEEGVQKLLAEGVRRVSPFLVPKMIPNLAAGNVSIRFKAKGPNIALSTACAAGAHAIGLAYRSVQLGDADLMAAGGTEAAVTILTLTAFYRMGALAVGYNDRPEAASRPFDINRCGFVMSEGAGILVLEELEHALARNADIYAEIVGFGMTGDAHHITDPDKEGARRCITLAMKDAGVKPEDIDYVNPHATATPVGDRNESQALKEIFGDLAPSLKVSATKSMTGHLLGAAGAVEGIFCALAIKNGIAPPTINLDDLDPACAGLDFIRGTARKADIRYALSNSFGFGGTNAALVFKRFEG, from the coding sequence ATGGGATTTAGACGGGTGGTGATTACGGGCGTCGGGATGGTGACGTCCATGGGTATGGATACGCCCACCGTGTGGAGTCGACTGCTGGCCGGGAAATCGGGGGTGTCCAGGCTAAGCCGTTTTAATCCCGAAATTATTGAGCGCTATCGCATTCCTGAAGATTTTCCTATCATCGGCGGGGTGATGCATGATTTTGATTTGAAAGAAATTTTGCAGGCCCGCAAAGATGAAGTCACCAAAGAGGATTTGAAGCAAATCAAGTATACTGACCGGTTTACCCAGTTTGCCCTGGCTGCCAGTATGGAAGCGATTAAGGACTCGGGCCTCAACCTGGAGGCTGATGAGGACCCGGAACGGGCCGGAGTGATCATTGCCAGCGGCATGGGCGGGGTCAGTTCCTGGGAGGAAGGGGTTCAGAAACTTCTGGCCGAAGGCGTGCGCCGGGTTTCGCCTTTCCTGGTGCCCAAAATGATTCCCAATCTGGCGGCGGGCAACGTCTCCATCCGGTTCAAGGCCAAGGGACCCAATATTGCGCTATCCACCGCCTGTGCTGCCGGGGCTCATGCCATCGGTTTGGCCTACCGTTCCGTCCAATTGGGGGACGCGGACCTTATGGCTGCCGGGGGCACCGAAGCCGCAGTGACTATTTTGACGCTCACGGCCTTTTATCGCATGGGTGCTTTGGCCGTTGGTTATAATGATCGCCCCGAAGCCGCCAGTCGTCCTTTTGATATCAATCGCTGTGGTTTTGTCATGTCAGAAGGCGCCGGTATCCTGGTGTTGGAGGAACTGGAGCACGCCCTGGCCCGTAACGCCGATATCTATGCCGAGATCGTCGGGTTCGGCATGACTGGCGATGCCCATCACATTACCGATCCGGATAAGGAAGGGGCCAGGCGCTGCATCACTCTGGCCATGAAAGATGCCGGCGTTAAGCCCGAAGACATTGATTACGTCAACCCGCACGCCACGGCTACCCCGGTGGGCGACCGCAACGAGTCTCAGGCTTTAAAAGAAATTTTCGGCGACTTGGCCCCCAGCCTCAAGGTGAGCGCGACCAAGTCCATGACCGGCCATCTGCTGGGCGCGGCCGGCGCGGTGGAGGGCATTTTCTGCGCCTTGGCCATCAAGAACGGGATAGCGCCACCCACCATCAACCTGGACGACTTGGACCCGGCCTGTGCCGGCCTGGATTTCATCAGGGGCACGGCCCGGAAGGCGGATATCCGCTATGCCTTGTCCAATTCCTTTGGATTCGGGGGCACCAACGCGGCCTTAGTATTCAAACGCTTTGAAGGCTGA
- a CDS encoding ATP-binding protein — protein MATPPKPIRIAIVLNGQEFLCHTVTVPFSLEGYPPVELVLYAAKPQIQPGLEVKLLPELHPEQFDLILDGQLLMAGRHDFSPDQTDNFVSGPPADFLQRLVCHLQELRQKQEINSGIINSATDAMVTINEDHIIVGYNHAAEEMFGYTREEALGQDLLLIVPPPYKNLHRGYLKRYLATREAHVLGRQRRLNAFRRDGREFPLSISFSVVEIHDSLYFTAIMRDITEYEALEDRVLQTERLAAVGNTVAHIAHEIKNPLLIIGGFARQLLRVPEFDDTSRHQLSTIAEEVVHLEEMVAAMRDFVRRPPAQKRQGEIAAAIAQALEKFQDSFREHNIQVRQVVETPLPAASFDPKQLHQVLLNLLKNAQEAMPQGGEITIASRVRGAMVEISIADTGDGMPPEVVDSIFQPYFTTKETSTGLGLAICQSIIQEHGGSIFADSTPGRGSTFTIQLPLTVDADELPQRLTEPEDRRFR, from the coding sequence ATGGCCACCCCACCCAAGCCCATCCGTATCGCCATTGTCCTGAACGGTCAGGAATTCCTCTGTCACACAGTCACCGTGCCGTTCTCCCTGGAAGGCTACCCGCCGGTGGAACTGGTCTTATATGCCGCCAAACCCCAAATCCAGCCGGGTTTGGAGGTGAAACTCCTGCCGGAATTGCATCCGGAACAGTTCGATCTCATCTTGGACGGCCAGTTGCTTATGGCCGGGAGGCACGATTTTTCTCCCGATCAAACGGATAACTTTGTTTCCGGTCCCCCGGCAGACTTCCTGCAAAGACTGGTCTGCCATCTTCAGGAGTTGCGTCAAAAGCAGGAAATCAACTCCGGCATCATCAACAGCGCCACCGACGCCATGGTCACCATCAACGAGGACCACATCATTGTGGGTTACAATCATGCCGCGGAGGAGATGTTCGGCTATACCCGGGAAGAAGCCCTGGGGCAGGATCTGCTATTGATTGTGCCTCCGCCCTACAAAAACTTACACCGGGGCTATCTTAAGCGCTATCTGGCCACCCGGGAAGCCCACGTGCTCGGCCGGCAAAGGCGTCTTAACGCCTTTCGGCGGGATGGACGAGAGTTCCCCTTGAGCATTTCCTTTTCCGTGGTCGAAATCCATGATAGCCTCTATTTTACCGCTATCATGCGGGATATTACCGAGTATGAAGCTCTGGAAGACCGGGTGCTCCAGACCGAGCGTCTGGCTGCGGTAGGCAATACCGTGGCCCATATTGCCCACGAAATCAAGAACCCGCTGCTCATCATCGGGGGGTTTGCCCGGCAGCTTCTCAGAGTCCCGGAATTTGACGACACCTCCCGCCACCAACTGTCCACCATCGCCGAAGAGGTGGTGCATCTGGAGGAGATGGTGGCGGCCATGCGGGATTTTGTCAGGCGGCCACCGGCCCAGAAGCGCCAGGGAGAGATTGCCGCGGCAATTGCCCAGGCCCTGGAGAAGTTCCAGGACTCTTTTCGGGAGCATAATATTCAAGTGCGCCAGGTGGTGGAAACGCCGCTTCCGGCCGCGTCCTTTGACCCCAAGCAGTTGCATCAGGTTCTGCTCAATCTGCTCAAGAATGCCCAGGAGGCCATGCCTCAAGGCGGCGAGATCACCATTGCCAGCCGGGTGCGGGGCGCCATGGTGGAAATCAGTATCGCCGACACCGGCGATGGCATGCCTCCCGAAGTGGTAGACAGTATTTTTCAGCCTTACTTCACCACCAAGGAAACGAGTACCGGGCTGGGACTGGCCATCTGCCAGAGTATCATCCAGGAGCACGGCGGCAGCATTTTCGCCGATAGTACGCCGGGCCGGGGCTCCACCTTTACTATCCAACTCCCCTTAACGGTTGACGCGGACGAACTTCCCCAGCGCCTTACCGAACCCGAGGATAGGCGATTTCGATGA
- a CDS encoding ATP-binding protein: MTTPVQPIRIAIVINGQDFLCNPVSLPFSLEGYPPVDVVLYGSNPEVVAGLPVNRLAELHPDQFDLILDAQFLTNGLDDFAPDKLDNLITGPAVPFLKGLVCQLHELRQKQEINSGIINSATDAIITINEEHVIVGFNRGAELMFGYTRAEALGQDLTLVIPPPYKAEHRAYVRRYVATREARMIGKHVRLTALRRDGHEFPMSISFSVAEIRDNLYFTGIIRDITEYKEMEERVLQSERLAAVGNTVTHIAHEIKNPLLIIGGFARQLLKTPNLDDKSNRKLSMIAEEVSHLEEMVAEMRDFVRRPSAQKQSGQIMDILREALDLFHDTFEEHHITVHQVEETPLPSLPFDPRQVRQVFLNLLKNALEAMPQGGEITITSRVQDTKAEISIADTGEGMTAEVAENIFQPYFTTKEKGTGLGLAICQSIIQEHGGTISVASTPGGGTTFIIQLPVDDAALAQE; this comes from the coding sequence ATGACTACCCCTGTCCAACCCATCCGCATCGCCATTGTCATAAACGGCCAGGATTTTCTCTGCAACCCGGTCAGCCTGCCCTTCTCTCTGGAAGGTTACCCCCCGGTGGATGTGGTCCTCTATGGCAGCAACCCCGAGGTCGTGGCCGGCCTGCCGGTAAACCGCTTGGCTGAGTTGCATCCGGACCAGTTTGATCTCATCCTGGACGCCCAGTTTTTGACCAACGGGCTCGACGATTTTGCGCCGGACAAACTGGATAATCTCATTACCGGTCCCGCGGTGCCTTTCCTAAAAGGGCTGGTCTGCCAACTCCACGAATTGCGCCAGAAACAGGAAATCAACTCCGGCATCATCAACAGCGCTACTGACGCCATTATCACCATCAATGAAGAACACGTGATCGTCGGTTTCAATCGCGGCGCGGAACTGATGTTCGGCTACACCCGGGCCGAAGCCCTGGGCCAGGACTTGACCCTCGTGATTCCGCCGCCTTATAAGGCGGAGCACCGGGCCTACGTGCGGCGTTATGTGGCCACCCGGGAGGCCCGGATGATCGGCAAACACGTGCGCCTTACCGCCCTGCGCCGGGATGGGCATGAATTCCCCATGAGCATCTCTTTTTCCGTAGCCGAGATTCGCGATAACCTCTATTTCACCGGCATCATTCGGGACATTACCGAATACAAGGAGATGGAGGAACGGGTGCTCCAGTCGGAACGCCTGGCCGCGGTGGGCAATACCGTGACTCATATAGCCCACGAAATCAAAAATCCACTGCTTATTATCGGGGGGTTCGCCCGGCAGCTTCTCAAAACCCCGAACCTGGACGATAAGTCCAACCGCAAACTGTCCATGATCGCCGAAGAAGTGAGCCATCTGGAGGAGATGGTGGCGGAAATGCGGGATTTTGTCCGCCGCCCCTCGGCCCAGAAGCAGTCAGGCCAGATCATGGACATCTTGCGCGAAGCCCTGGACCTGTTTCACGATACCTTTGAGGAACATCACATCACGGTGCATCAGGTTGAAGAAACGCCGTTGCCATCGCTGCCCTTCGACCCCAGACAGGTGCGTCAGGTGTTCCTGAATCTTTTGAAGAACGCGCTGGAGGCCATGCCCCAGGGGGGTGAAATTACCATCACCAGCCGAGTCCAGGACACCAAAGCCGAAATCAGCATCGCCGACACCGGCGAGGGCATGACTGCGGAAGTAGCCGAGAATATTTTTCAGCCTTACTTCACCACCAAGGAAAAGGGGACGGGCCTTGGATTGGCCATCTGCCAGAGCATTATCCAGGAGCACGGCGGCACCATCTCCGTGGCTAGCACCCCCGGCGGGGGAACCACCTTTATCATCCAACTGCCCGTGGATGATGCCGCCCTGGCCCAAGAGTAA
- a CDS encoding ABC transporter ATP-binding protein has product MASLTDNLARRTDASPLLEVRDLTVQFNTERGIIRAVAGVSFDLANGETLGLVGESGCGKTVTAMSILRLLPTPSAEVTGQIRFQGENLATCPDSRMRQIRGNRIAMVFQEPMTALNPVLTVGEQVAEALRLHRGLSHQTAWREAGAALARVGFPDAKARLGQYPHQLSGGLRQRALMAMALACDPELLIADEPTTALDVTIQAQILALLAKLKAELGLAVLFITHNLGIVAQTADRVAVMYAGLIVEQAPTAELFGHPDHPYTRGLLNSVPRLDFRQPAGEILSPIQGHLPAKPPSGCLFRDRCPLAHGRCQAEPPWVEVNPGHVVRCWNFS; this is encoded by the coding sequence TTGGCTTCCCTGACCGATAACCTGGCGCGCCGGACAGACGCATCTCCCTTGCTTGAGGTGCGTGACCTCACCGTCCAATTCAACACGGAGCGAGGCATAATCAGGGCCGTGGCTGGGGTGAGTTTTGACCTGGCCAATGGTGAAACCCTGGGCCTGGTGGGGGAATCGGGTTGCGGCAAAACCGTCACCGCGATGTCCATTCTGCGGCTCCTCCCCACACCCAGCGCTGAGGTGACCGGGCAGATTCGTTTTCAGGGTGAAAATCTGGCAACCTGCCCCGACAGCCGGATGCGCCAGATTCGGGGCAACCGCATTGCCATGGTCTTCCAGGAACCCATGACCGCGCTGAACCCGGTCTTGACCGTGGGCGAGCAGGTGGCCGAGGCGCTGCGCCTGCACCGGGGTTTATCCCATCAGACGGCCTGGCGGGAAGCAGGTGCCGCCCTGGCCCGGGTGGGCTTCCCCGATGCGAAAGCCCGTCTGGGCCAATATCCGCATCAACTCTCGGGAGGCTTGCGGCAGCGGGCGCTCATGGCCATGGCTTTAGCCTGCGACCCGGAACTCCTCATCGCCGATGAACCCACCACGGCCCTGGACGTGACCATTCAGGCCCAAATACTCGCCTTGCTGGCCAAGCTCAAGGCGGAGTTGGGGCTGGCGGTGCTGTTCATCACCCACAACCTGGGGATCGTGGCCCAGACCGCTGACCGGGTAGCGGTGATGTATGCGGGTCTTATCGTGGAACAGGCCCCAACTGCGGAACTCTTCGGCCACCCGGACCATCCCTACACCCGGGGGCTCCTGAATTCCGTGCCTCGCTTGGATTTCCGCCAGCCCGCCGGGGAAATCCTTTCGCCCATTCAGGGCCACTTGCCCGCTAAGCCGCCGTCCGGCTGCCTCTTCCGGGACCGCTGCCCCCTGGCCCATGGGCGCTGTCAGGCAGAACCGCCTTGGGTCGAAGTAAACCCCGGGCACGTGGTGCGGTGTTGGAATTTTTCGTAA
- a CDS encoding oligopeptide/dipeptide ABC transporter ATP-binding protein: MPELLEAHELCRYFRLAGTWGKGPLLKAVDRVSLSLFAGETLGLVGESGCGKSTLGRLALALLPPTSGSIVFAGEDLARVSHKRLKELRREIQIIFQDPYSSLNPRMTVGQILEEPYIIHNLGTRRERRAWVAELLREVGLTEEVLDRYPHEFSGGQRQRLGIARALALKPRLIVADEPVSALDVSIQAQILNLLAELQQRHGLTYLFISHDLSVISQISNRVAVMYVGRLMEMASREVMAAARLHPYTEALLAAVPRPTPERTFNPPALKGEPPSPVNVPSGCPFHPRCPEAQFPICKETVPDFRETASDHWVACHFR, translated from the coding sequence ATGCCTGAACTGCTGGAAGCCCACGAGCTGTGCCGCTATTTCCGCCTGGCCGGTACCTGGGGCAAAGGCCCGCTCCTCAAGGCAGTGGACCGCGTCAGCCTGAGCCTCTTTGCCGGCGAAACCCTGGGGCTGGTGGGGGAATCCGGCTGCGGCAAGTCCACTCTGGGCCGCCTGGCCCTGGCGTTGCTGCCCCCCACCAGTGGCAGCATCGTCTTCGCGGGGGAAGACCTGGCCCGGGTTTCCCATAAGCGCCTTAAGGAATTGCGCCGCGAGATCCAGATTATCTTTCAGGACCCCTATTCGTCCCTTAACCCCCGCATGACCGTGGGCCAGATACTTGAAGAGCCTTACATCATTCATAACCTGGGGACTCGCCGGGAACGCCGGGCCTGGGTGGCAGAGCTGTTGCGGGAAGTCGGGCTGACCGAAGAGGTTTTAGACCGCTATCCCCACGAATTTAGCGGCGGCCAGCGCCAGCGCCTGGGGATCGCCCGGGCTTTGGCCTTGAAGCCTCGGCTCATCGTGGCCGATGAGCCCGTATCCGCCCTAGACGTTTCTATCCAGGCCCAAATTCTCAATCTCCTGGCCGAGTTGCAGCAGCGCCACGGCCTCACGTATCTCTTCATCTCCCACGACTTGAGCGTCATCTCCCAGATCAGCAACCGGGTGGCGGTGATGTATGTGGGCCGCTTGATGGAGATGGCCTCCCGGGAGGTCATGGCCGCAGCCCGACTGCACCCCTACACCGAGGCGCTCCTCGCCGCGGTGCCCCGGCCCACCCCGGAGCGCACCTTCAACCCCCCGGCCCTCAAGGGCGAGCCGCCCAGCCCGGTGAATGTCCCATCGGGCTGCCCCTTCCACCCCCGCTGCCCCGAGGCCCAGTTCCCGATCTGTAAAGAGACGGTTCCCGACTTCCGGGAGACCGCGTCGGACCACTGGGTCGCGTGTCATTTTAGGTAA
- a CDS encoding DUF1772 domain-containing protein, with product MRVILELLAALSSGIFTGAAFYIYFVEHPARLECGPALGVPEFAASYKRAKIMQPLLAFLGFFGGSAAWLTGAGVWWLIGGIIMGSLFPFTIILMLPINNELNNPSLDKNSPLAVELLSRWGNLHRIRALASLVAFVLFLLLLRWA from the coding sequence ATGAGGGTCATATTGGAATTATTGGCGGCTTTGTCTTCAGGGATATTTACCGGCGCGGCGTTTTATATTTATTTCGTCGAACATCCGGCGAGGTTGGAATGCGGCCCGGCACTGGGAGTACCCGAGTTTGCCGCCAGCTATAAGCGCGCCAAGATCATGCAGCCTTTGCTGGCATTTTTAGGGTTTTTCGGCGGCAGCGCCGCTTGGTTGACCGGCGCCGGCGTCTGGTGGCTCATCGGCGGGATCATTATGGGGTCGCTTTTTCCCTTTACCATCATCCTGATGTTGCCCATAAATAACGAGCTCAATAATCCATCCCTGGACAAGAATTCCCCCCTTGCAGTGGAACTTCTAAGCCGATGGGGGAATTTGCATCGGATCCGCGCGCTCGCGAGCTTGGTTGCATTTGTGCTCTTCTTGTTATTACTCAGATGGGCTTAA
- a CDS encoding sulfite exporter TauE/SafE family protein, translated as MPVKYLVICASAFLASGLTLFSGFGLGTLLLPVMVLFFPIDLAIALTAVVHALNNLFKCWLLGRYADRPTVFKFGIPAILSALVGAWVLLYLSDLAPLLTYQMWGREAHIMPVKLVVAVLMVVFALVELASFLPRFSLPPRYLPLGGVLSGFFGGLSGHQGALRSVFLLKAGLSKESFIATGVVISLMVDIPRIVMYGLTLRGLHLGGERILLAAAILAAFAGAWLGNRLIPKVTLRLVQILVAVMLLAIAAALGSGLI; from the coding sequence ATGCCGGTGAAATACTTGGTCATTTGCGCTTCGGCCTTCCTGGCCTCCGGTTTGACCCTGTTCTCCGGGTTCGGGCTGGGTACTTTGCTGCTGCCGGTCATGGTCCTGTTTTTTCCCATCGACCTGGCCATCGCCTTAACCGCGGTGGTCCACGCCCTGAACAATCTCTTCAAGTGCTGGCTCTTAGGCCGCTACGCGGACCGGCCGACAGTGTTCAAGTTCGGTATCCCCGCTATCCTCAGCGCCCTCGTGGGGGCTTGGGTGCTCTTGTACCTGTCGGACCTAGCACCGCTGCTCACTTACCAGATGTGGGGCCGAGAAGCCCACATCATGCCGGTGAAACTGGTGGTGGCGGTGCTGATGGTGGTCTTCGCCCTGGTGGAACTGGCGTCCTTTTTGCCGCGGTTCTCCCTGCCGCCCCGGTATCTTCCTCTGGGCGGCGTGTTGAGCGGATTTTTCGGTGGGCTCTCGGGACATCAGGGGGCGTTGCGCAGCGTCTTTCTCCTTAAGGCGGGTCTGAGCAAAGAAAGCTTCATCGCCACCGGAGTGGTGATCTCCCTCATGGTGGATATTCCCCGGATCGTCATGTACGGCTTAACCCTGCGGGGGCTGCACCTGGGAGGCGAACGCATTCTCTTGGCTGCCGCAATCCTGGCCGCCTTTGCCGGGGCCTGGCTCGGCAATCGCCTTATACCGAAAGTGACTCTGCGCCTGGTGCAGATCCTGGTGGCCGTCATGCTCCTGGCCATTGCTGCGGCCTTGGGAAGCGGCCTCATTTAG